The following proteins are encoded in a genomic region of Catellatospora sp. TT07R-123:
- a CDS encoding DnaB-like helicase N-terminal domain-containing protein, with product MADLIMRAEHGILGALLTGDQADLITNTLTADDFGHPAHAAIYGAILDLQYAGYDTNTLTTAVAAVVDRPDVDATWLQQLAAAAPDGADVRPYAQIVMQAAFDRDTADLALPYHAAAETTADPQERSHLARVAAALDARAAAFAPAAAIDPEQDIQLTAPTGAALELHREDAVIADILQHPEQAKAVASWLHSDVFTIEQRRLTFEVAISTAYHGDPIDPVILAWEVERNRSLNLLHHHRPQLPDPRIEPDYTYIGRLLTTAVAVGTAVTVGHSLVEAHVAATLALSAAAAAERALHRGHTVEMAHIEVRLEAHQMPQPSADRPIEL from the coding sequence ATGGCGGACCTGATCATGCGCGCCGAACACGGCATCCTCGGCGCTCTCCTGACCGGCGACCAGGCAGACCTCATCACCAACACACTGACTGCGGACGACTTCGGCCACCCCGCCCACGCCGCGATCTACGGCGCGATCCTCGACCTGCAATACGCCGGCTACGACACCAACACCCTGACCACCGCAGTCGCCGCGGTCGTCGACCGGCCCGACGTCGACGCCACCTGGCTACAGCAACTTGCGGCCGCCGCACCCGACGGGGCCGACGTCCGCCCCTACGCCCAGATCGTCATGCAAGCCGCGTTCGACCGCGACACCGCCGACCTCGCCCTGCCCTACCACGCCGCCGCCGAAACCACCGCCGACCCACAGGAGCGCTCACACCTGGCCCGCGTCGCGGCAGCACTCGACGCCCGCGCCGCCGCGTTCGCACCCGCCGCCGCGATCGACCCCGAACAGGACATCCAGCTAACGGCCCCGACCGGCGCGGCGCTGGAGTTGCACCGCGAGGACGCGGTCATCGCCGACATCCTCCAGCACCCCGAGCAGGCCAAGGCCGTCGCTTCCTGGCTGCACTCCGACGTGTTCACCATTGAGCAGCGACGGCTCACGTTCGAGGTCGCGATCTCCACCGCCTACCACGGCGACCCCATCGACCCCGTCATCCTGGCCTGGGAAGTCGAACGCAACCGCAGCCTCAACCTCCTACACCACCACCGGCCACAACTACCCGACCCACGAATTGAACCCGACTACACCTACATCGGCCGCCTCCTGACCACCGCCGTAGCAGTCGGCACCGCCGTGACAGTCGGCCACAGCCTCGTCGAAGCCCACGTCGCCGCGACCCTCGCCCTGAGCGCAGCCGCCGCAGCCGAACGCGCCCTCCACCGCGGGCACACAGTCGAGATGGCCCACATCGAGGTGAGGCTCGAAGCCCACCAAATGCCCCAGCCCTCCGCCGACCGGCCCATCGAGCTGTGA
- a CDS encoding type IV secretory system conjugative DNA transfer family protein translates to MSTNTTRVGGGITSSGSDTAILTLIATAGFAGVGTWLSGQLAGLLFTFTWPAASPGDAFTIALALPQHLDDPRQAWPLAARDQLPGPAGVYLVMALVLAAIGGLAVALWRRWGRGVQRRGMASPRQLDKTLSARAVLGKAARLRPGLVGKPQLADVAVELGTAGSMPLYASLESSVLLVAAPRQGKTSQVIIPWLRGFPGAAVVTSVRHDVLEATATLRSGTAYVMELTGDLTWPHRIQWTPIAGCESYDTARKRADVMIAVGKQESADASNSGFFGLTATNLMAAWLHTAALTGRTMTDVLMWSTDDTNDEPVKLLRGAHGARDGVLRMLDSFYRQPTTTRSNLWTTVQTGTSCLFGEAATAVFCGPVSRSFDIEAFLRGGTDTIYLLVDESQAAALAPLVTTFVNEITITAKRLAQRSPNGRLDPPLGMILDEVTNVVPLPDLPDQMSYAAGFGVFIVGVLQNLAAAERRWRAVGRRMLWANATIKIALGGLAGDDLDDFSQLAGTYRETLLVPQRNPQGVTTQATVVDRKTMSPEAIRTLDEQDRQALVIHATTPAVKTRMVRHYESAHAKDYTRATAEARTLMGHTTGAAT, encoded by the coding sequence GTGAGCACCAACACCACCCGCGTCGGCGGCGGCATCACCAGCAGCGGCTCGGACACGGCAATCCTCACCCTGATCGCCACCGCCGGGTTCGCCGGCGTCGGCACGTGGCTGTCCGGGCAACTGGCCGGGCTGCTGTTCACGTTCACCTGGCCCGCCGCGTCGCCAGGTGACGCGTTCACCATCGCCCTGGCCCTGCCGCAACATCTGGACGACCCGCGCCAGGCCTGGCCGCTAGCCGCACGCGACCAGCTACCCGGGCCGGCCGGGGTGTACCTCGTCATGGCTTTGGTCCTGGCTGCCATCGGGGGCCTTGCCGTGGCGCTCTGGCGCCGGTGGGGCAGGGGTGTGCAGCGGCGCGGCATGGCCTCCCCGCGCCAGCTCGACAAGACCCTGTCCGCGCGCGCGGTGCTCGGCAAGGCGGCTCGCTTGCGGCCGGGTCTGGTCGGCAAGCCGCAGCTGGCCGATGTGGCTGTGGAGCTCGGCACGGCAGGGTCGATGCCGCTGTACGCGAGCCTGGAGTCCTCGGTGCTGCTGGTGGCCGCGCCACGGCAGGGCAAGACCTCCCAGGTGATCATCCCGTGGCTGCGCGGGTTCCCCGGCGCCGCGGTCGTGACGTCGGTACGCCACGACGTCCTAGAGGCCACCGCCACGCTGCGGTCGGGCACCGCGTATGTGATGGAACTGACCGGGGACCTGACCTGGCCCCATCGCATCCAGTGGACCCCGATTGCCGGCTGCGAAAGCTACGACACAGCCCGCAAACGCGCCGACGTGATGATCGCCGTCGGTAAGCAGGAGTCCGCCGACGCGTCCAACTCCGGGTTCTTCGGCCTGACCGCCACCAACCTGATGGCGGCATGGCTGCACACCGCCGCGCTGACCGGCCGCACCATGACCGACGTCCTCATGTGGTCCACCGACGACACCAACGACGAACCCGTCAAACTCCTGCGCGGCGCCCACGGTGCCCGCGACGGCGTGCTTCGTATGCTCGACAGCTTCTACCGCCAGCCCACCACCACGCGTTCGAACCTGTGGACCACCGTGCAGACCGGCACCAGCTGCCTGTTCGGCGAAGCGGCCACCGCTGTGTTCTGCGGACCTGTCAGTCGTTCGTTCGACATCGAGGCGTTCCTGCGCGGTGGCACCGACACGATCTATCTGCTCGTCGACGAGAGCCAGGCCGCCGCACTCGCGCCGCTGGTCACCACGTTCGTCAACGAGATCACCATCACCGCCAAACGCCTCGCGCAACGCTCACCCAACGGCCGCCTCGACCCGCCCCTGGGAATGATCCTCGACGAGGTCACCAACGTCGTTCCCCTGCCCGACCTGCCCGACCAGATGTCGTACGCAGCAGGCTTCGGCGTCTTCATCGTCGGCGTGCTGCAGAACCTTGCCGCCGCAGAGCGGCGCTGGCGGGCCGTCGGCCGGCGGATGCTGTGGGCCAACGCCACCATCAAGATCGCTCTCGGTGGTCTGGCCGGCGACGACCTCGACGACTTCTCCCAACTCGCCGGCACCTACCGCGAAACCCTGCTCGTGCCGCAGCGCAACCCGCAAGGCGTGACCACCCAGGCCACGGTCGTCGATCGCAAGACGATGTCGCCCGAAGCGATCCGCACCCTCGACGAGCAGGACCGTCAAGCGCTGGTCATCCACGCCACGACCCCGGCCGTCAAGACCCGCATGGTGCGCCACTACGAAAGCGCCCACGCCAAGGACTACACCCGCGCCACCGCCGAAGCCCGCACCCTGATGGGCCACACCACCGGAGCCGCCACATGA
- a CDS encoding pyridoxal-phosphate dependent enzyme, whose amino-acid sequence MTQTTGRRSAFDVIADQVDTARTIIAPYVVNTPTIRLPWLDTPDGEVWAKLECWQRSGSVKARSAFHALLSLDPAQRFVTAPGGNHGLAIAEAARILGHSCVAFVPINASAVRTRRIRELGAHVEVAGADGNDATSYAVAYAQRHSLPFLPSSGDLRAAVALATCAAEAFEDAGPFDNLIVPLGSGTLLAGCGEYATAAVADIRLAAVHPAVFRRPFGQLPLTNCLAQAYAPTLADSLAVLTPDPHPLAEVLNRLSVALHEVDEPTIALGVFALLHRQNLLVEGAAAAAVGALMTPPGPSTSGRSLVVLTGSNINSSDVARAFTTDIPDPNLRRRLGLRRRTPVLSRPPTLAQQLPATHGDRSMTATPPNLPSAGSPPRSQLDAAASVLTAHRRYVQDSDLRVSPVAHEALDVVLSIAQRLRNHVASNTTEHHEDELRLLHRLTGFIHQSMEWASPAHDQSQRINFFDPAAQMPDIANYARYGNAALLDLELCLAEMLGFANHDVELLATSSGMAAYQLIESYLLRHVLQPGDTVACTPYIYFEAREQLTSLPFVRHVQAASFHPSDLVQIVEQNDARVLFVDPVANIAGLPSVDLRELASITVGNPAWSDRWLVIDGTMVSGGIDIFRLFPPGTTPRALYYESASKYAQLGLDLQMAGVCVIPTALSTHLRLQRRNTGTVLYPEAVARFPRADRETFLDRMQTMSANASAFAHSLRLVPWLGKRLAVGVVDDWTHNDWSHGGGVVTLKFHETGLNNRDVLESLIERLMKMARLRGIPLVRGVSFGLSTTRVSATSSTAEFHDPFLRFSIGTEATEKVGEMADILTETIAQHLDVFAHRPLPTNRAAI is encoded by the coding sequence ATGACCCAGACCACCGGCCGACGCTCCGCGTTTGACGTAATCGCCGACCAGGTCGACACGGCCCGCACGATCATTGCCCCATATGTTGTGAATACGCCCACCATCCGGCTGCCATGGCTGGACACCCCCGACGGAGAAGTCTGGGCCAAGCTGGAATGCTGGCAACGCAGTGGCAGCGTCAAAGCCCGCTCCGCCTTCCATGCCCTGTTGTCCCTCGACCCGGCTCAACGCTTCGTGACAGCGCCCGGCGGGAACCACGGACTCGCGATTGCCGAGGCCGCGCGTATTCTCGGCCACTCATGCGTAGCATTCGTTCCGATCAACGCCTCTGCCGTACGTACCAGACGCATCAGGGAACTCGGCGCACATGTCGAGGTCGCCGGGGCCGACGGCAACGATGCCACCAGCTACGCCGTTGCCTACGCGCAGCGACACAGCCTGCCGTTTCTTCCGTCATCCGGCGACCTACGCGCAGCAGTCGCACTCGCCACCTGCGCTGCTGAGGCATTCGAAGACGCAGGTCCTTTTGACAATCTCATTGTCCCTCTAGGCAGTGGCACGCTTCTCGCCGGCTGCGGCGAATACGCAACTGCTGCCGTCGCCGACATCCGGCTCGCCGCGGTCCACCCAGCCGTGTTCCGGCGCCCCTTCGGGCAACTCCCATTGACGAATTGCCTGGCCCAAGCGTATGCGCCCACGCTCGCTGACAGCCTCGCGGTCCTGACTCCAGACCCACACCCGCTGGCTGAGGTCTTGAACCGGCTGTCGGTCGCGCTCCACGAAGTCGACGAGCCGACCATCGCACTGGGGGTCTTCGCCCTACTACATCGGCAAAACCTGCTCGTTGAAGGCGCGGCAGCTGCGGCAGTCGGGGCGCTAATGACCCCGCCAGGGCCATCGACGTCTGGCCGGTCACTGGTCGTTCTCACCGGTAGCAACATCAACTCCTCGGACGTCGCTCGAGCGTTCACCACCGATATCCCCGATCCGAACCTGCGTCGTCGGCTCGGCCTTCGCCGACGCACACCCGTTCTGAGCCGCCCCCCGACCCTCGCGCAACAGCTGCCCGCAACGCACGGCGACCGGTCGATGACGGCTACACCGCCGAACCTACCGTCCGCCGGTTCACCTCCGAGGTCGCAACTCGACGCTGCGGCATCTGTTCTGACGGCGCACCGACGCTATGTGCAAGACTCGGATCTTCGCGTAAGCCCCGTCGCCCACGAGGCGCTTGACGTCGTTCTCAGCATCGCCCAGCGCTTACGCAACCACGTCGCCAGTAATACAACCGAGCACCACGAGGACGAACTGCGCTTGCTTCACCGACTAACGGGCTTCATACATCAGTCGATGGAATGGGCTAGTCCCGCACATGACCAAAGCCAGAGAATCAACTTTTTCGATCCCGCCGCACAGATGCCCGACATCGCGAACTATGCCCGGTACGGCAACGCCGCCCTACTCGACCTCGAGCTGTGCCTCGCCGAGATGCTCGGATTCGCAAACCACGACGTCGAACTGCTGGCAACGTCGAGCGGAATGGCCGCCTACCAGCTCATCGAGTCTTACCTGCTACGGCACGTGCTACAACCGGGCGATACGGTTGCGTGCACGCCCTACATCTATTTCGAGGCTCGCGAACAGTTGACGAGCCTACCCTTCGTAAGACACGTCCAAGCTGCGAGCTTCCACCCTTCCGACCTCGTACAGATCGTCGAGCAGAATGACGCTCGCGTTCTGTTCGTCGACCCCGTGGCCAACATAGCGGGACTCCCCTCGGTCGACCTCCGCGAGCTCGCCAGCATCACCGTTGGCAATCCGGCATGGTCAGACCGCTGGCTGGTCATCGACGGAACCATGGTCTCAGGCGGCATCGACATCTTTCGCCTGTTCCCCCCGGGCACGACCCCCCGCGCCCTCTACTACGAGAGTGCAAGTAAATACGCACAACTCGGCCTTGACCTGCAAATGGCCGGTGTTTGTGTCATACCAACGGCCCTCTCTACTCACTTACGGCTGCAGCGCCGCAACACTGGTACCGTTCTGTATCCCGAGGCTGTCGCTCGCTTTCCCAGGGCAGATCGCGAAACGTTCCTGGACAGGATGCAGACAATGTCCGCCAACGCATCCGCATTCGCGCATTCTCTACGCCTCGTGCCATGGCTTGGTAAACGCCTCGCAGTAGGCGTTGTCGACGACTGGACGCACAACGACTGGTCGCACGGCGGCGGCGTGGTCACCCTGAAGTTCCACGAGACAGGTCTGAACAATCGCGACGTCCTGGAATCGCTGATCGAGCGCCTGATGAAAATGGCCAGATTACGCGGCATCCCGCTGGTCAGGGGCGTGAGCTTCGGGCTCTCGACCACCCGTGTGTCTGCAACCTCGTCGACCGCAGAGTTCCATGATCCATTCCTGCGCTTTTCCATCGGCACAGAGGCAACCGAGAAGGTGGGCGAGATGGCGGACATCTTAACCGAGACCATTGCTCAGCACCTCGATGTCTTCGCCCATCGACCATTACCCACCAACCGCGCTGCGATCTAG
- a CDS encoding helix-turn-helix transcriptional regulator: MISPYVRRRRLAAEITRLRDDHGYSADRLARSIGVARQRISRLENGHVRPDLDEIMRILAELGVGQPRWNTIMAIARESQERGWWEKFATQMGPRQALYANLEAGASTISEYQLTLLPGLLQIPTFTQARARVDHSAHGQEFDRERAVEARAARQQVMQRPGGPTYEVIIDELAVRRLAAPGNVVCRQLDHLIDLGHNNSKITIRVLRVGARIADHAVARSPFSVYRYPDPDDPVVVAVDTVTSDLVLTDAAEVDYYLALYDRLREAALAPLDSLDLLAAVAEELREKDR, translated from the coding sequence ATGATCAGTCCCTATGTGCGCCGCCGGCGCCTGGCCGCTGAGATCACGCGGCTGCGCGACGACCACGGATACTCGGCGGACCGGCTCGCCAGGTCGATCGGGGTCGCCCGTCAGCGCATCTCACGCCTGGAGAACGGCCATGTACGCCCTGATCTCGACGAGATCATGCGCATCCTGGCCGAGCTGGGCGTCGGCCAGCCACGCTGGAACACGATCATGGCGATTGCCCGCGAGTCGCAGGAGCGCGGGTGGTGGGAGAAGTTCGCCACGCAGATGGGCCCGCGCCAGGCCTTGTACGCCAACCTCGAGGCCGGAGCCAGCACCATCAGCGAGTACCAGCTGACCCTTTTGCCCGGTCTTCTGCAGATCCCCACCTTCACGCAGGCCCGCGCCCGCGTAGACCACTCAGCCCACGGCCAGGAGTTCGACCGGGAGCGCGCCGTCGAAGCGCGAGCCGCCCGCCAGCAGGTCATGCAGCGCCCGGGCGGACCGACCTACGAAGTGATCATCGACGAGCTGGCCGTGCGCCGGCTTGCCGCACCGGGCAATGTCGTCTGCAGGCAACTCGATCACCTCATCGACCTCGGCCACAACAACTCGAAGATCACCATCCGGGTGCTGCGCGTCGGCGCACGAATCGCTGATCACGCCGTAGCCCGGTCACCGTTCTCGGTCTACCGCTACCCCGACCCCGACGACCCGGTCGTCGTCGCGGTGGACACCGTCACCTCGGACCTGGTCTTGACCGACGCCGCAGAGGTCGACTACTACCTGGCCCTGTACGACCGCCTCCGCGAAGCCGCCCTGGCACCCCTGGACAGCCTTGACCTCCTCGCCGCAGTAGCCGAGGAACTACGAGAGAAGGACCGCTGA
- a CDS encoding helix-turn-helix transcriptional regulator, which translates to MSRQELAEAVNGYLLITHGQRSELDETYIGKLERGEHRWPNSKYREAFRSVLMVEGDAQLGFYVIRASATATTPAGIAANNNEPRPSDLTVFPHPLTYVRYERGWSQQDLANLILRRTQATFHAGDVSKWENGGVSPDHATQLAIAAELGVDTGTVSALGWPYWLPAGVRIDTTFDWTWDQALAALGREAESAMLDRRAFLTLGGVAVATLTDRWLGTDAPRLIPAMRGGRLDTTVVDCLEQRLPTMRSLDASLGGAGVRGIVDSELRLVTNLLLASRYDEPTGRRMAAIAAELGRLAGYASFDAGFHTAAERYWIAALRASHAADDRMLGANILKCMSLQRVDLRQTADALSIASSALASAQNAHPRVVAMLTIRLARTSAAAGDRTRAERLLASADTAMGRAPDHATAAPAWAGYFDEAEYYAQAAACYRLVHRPAEAEAWLAKALELQPASRVRDRATYRIWRAENLIDLRNVEQACDLTRSALGDLQTSRSARNTGRIRRLRNRLAQYDGISDARTLVEQIDSMEFI; encoded by the coding sequence ATGTCGCGACAAGAACTTGCTGAGGCTGTCAACGGATATCTTCTCATCACCCATGGGCAGCGATCAGAGCTGGACGAGACGTACATCGGCAAACTGGAACGTGGGGAGCATCGCTGGCCCAACAGCAAGTATCGCGAAGCTTTTCGATCAGTGTTGATGGTCGAAGGCGACGCTCAGCTCGGGTTCTACGTCATCCGAGCGTCAGCTACCGCCACGACGCCTGCGGGCATCGCTGCCAACAACAACGAGCCACGGCCCAGCGACCTCACCGTCTTTCCGCACCCCTTGACCTATGTACGCTACGAGCGGGGCTGGAGCCAGCAGGACCTCGCCAATCTCATCCTTCGTAGAACCCAGGCGACATTTCACGCAGGCGACGTCAGCAAGTGGGAGAACGGCGGCGTGTCACCCGATCACGCCACCCAGCTCGCCATAGCGGCCGAGCTTGGCGTTGACACTGGCACGGTGTCGGCGCTGGGTTGGCCGTACTGGCTACCGGCAGGTGTACGGATCGATACGACGTTCGATTGGACCTGGGACCAGGCGCTGGCGGCGCTTGGCCGGGAAGCGGAGTCGGCCATGCTGGACAGACGAGCATTTCTCACTCTCGGCGGAGTTGCGGTCGCTACGCTGACGGATCGATGGCTTGGCACCGACGCCCCCCGCCTCATACCAGCGATGCGCGGAGGCCGGCTCGACACAACAGTCGTTGACTGCCTTGAGCAGCGCCTGCCAACCATGCGTTCGCTGGATGCGAGCCTCGGCGGTGCCGGTGTCCGCGGGATCGTGGACTCGGAACTACGTCTAGTCACCAATCTGCTTCTCGCCAGCCGCTATGACGAACCCACCGGCCGCAGGATGGCCGCCATCGCTGCAGAACTCGGACGGCTTGCCGGCTACGCCAGTTTCGACGCCGGGTTCCACACTGCGGCTGAGCGCTATTGGATCGCTGCCCTACGCGCATCGCACGCCGCTGATGATCGCATGCTCGGCGCCAACATCCTCAAGTGCATGAGTCTGCAACGGGTAGACCTCCGCCAGACCGCTGACGCACTGTCAATCGCAAGCTCGGCACTTGCCAGCGCCCAGAATGCCCACCCCCGCGTAGTTGCCATGCTCACCATCAGGCTTGCCCGGACGTCCGCGGCCGCAGGCGACCGGACCAGGGCTGAGCGCCTACTCGCCTCGGCGGACACGGCTATGGGCCGAGCACCCGACCACGCTACGGCTGCACCCGCCTGGGCAGGCTATTTCGACGAAGCCGAATACTATGCGCAAGCCGCCGCGTGCTACCGGCTTGTCCATCGGCCAGCCGAAGCCGAGGCCTGGCTAGCCAAGGCGCTGGAACTCCAACCGGCATCGCGGGTCCGCGACCGCGCGACGTACCGCATCTGGCGTGCCGAAAACCTCATCGACCTTCGAAATGTCGAGCAGGCCTGCGACTTGACGAGATCCGCACTGGGCGACCTGCAGACCTCACGCTCCGCCCGCAACACCGGGCGCATCCGTCGCCTTCGCAATCGTCTCGCTCAGTACGATGGGATCTCCGATGCCCGCACACTCGTCGAGCAGATCGACAGCATGGAGTTCATCTGA
- a CDS encoding SDR family NAD(P)-dependent oxidoreductase — protein MRRVAVVTGANRGLGFAISEALATLGLHVVLTGRDERAVVDAANKLLAAGLDVSAHQLDITDPASVARAIADIGFEHGKMDVLVNNAAVAIDRARPAHSADMEIVAATMNANLLGAWRCCIAAIPQMRQGGYGRIVNVTSHMSLLSTMKTGSAAYRISKTALNALTCVLADEVAGDNILVNAASPGLIATRLAYGKAEHAPAEVVDTFTWLATLPDDGPRGQLFHERRPLPW, from the coding sequence ATGCGCAGAGTCGCCGTCGTCACCGGCGCCAATCGAGGGCTTGGGTTCGCGATCAGCGAGGCTCTCGCCACCCTGGGTCTGCACGTCGTCCTCACCGGCCGAGATGAACGAGCTGTCGTAGACGCGGCGAACAAACTGCTTGCCGCCGGACTCGACGTCAGCGCGCACCAACTCGACATCACCGACCCAGCCAGCGTCGCACGGGCGATCGCCGACATCGGCTTCGAACACGGCAAAATGGACGTGCTCGTCAACAATGCCGCCGTCGCCATTGATCGTGCCAGGCCAGCACACTCTGCGGACATGGAAATCGTCGCGGCGACGATGAACGCCAACCTGCTCGGCGCCTGGCGGTGTTGCATAGCGGCCATCCCGCAGATGCGCCAAGGCGGCTACGGACGCATCGTCAACGTGACCAGCCACATGAGCCTGCTGTCGACGATGAAAACGGGCAGCGCCGCGTATCGCATCTCTAAGACCGCCCTCAACGCCTTGACGTGTGTGCTCGCAGACGAGGTCGCCGGGGACAACATTCTGGTGAATGCCGCGTCACCGGGCTTGATCGCCACCCGCTTGGCGTACGGCAAAGCAGAACACGCGCCGGCAGAAGTCGTCGATACCTTCACGTGGCTGGCCACGCTGCCCGACGACGGGCCACGCGGCCAACTTTTTCACGAACGTCGACCGCTTCCTTGGTAG
- a CDS encoding VirB4 family type IV secretion system protein — MLRRKKGIDLPQVDITEVLGHVPSPVKAVPKAKRERRHREPVPPRLGWPRPFAGRAARPPAVPVFRGSTGQIQGLYPWLYGQSMPPAGTYIGIDTQSGGSFSCHPIEWLKLGLITNPNMIITGVPGSGKSATIKLLCYRLMAYGVRSFIVGDIKNEYAALARHLGVQPVELGPGLGNRLNPLDSGPLGRNLPADPALLRERLDEIHRRRITLLSSLLVMRLGRALSPTEEAALSLAIKHASGQATAATDLVDPTIPAVWALLRDPLTDMATELRVRGADVAELREMIRPVADALGNMVQGSLSGLFDGPTSIRLDFDAPIQTVDLSRIDGRGDETVAMTLACVSSWGQAAIDEPGGPVRMVVRDELWRAMRVPAMIRKIDSDLRLSRAQGTIQVLSTHRLADFEAVGEQGSEEVTIARNLIASCDVRVCLRQDTAPLAMTKETIGLTDTECAHIAAWSGEHVGRALWKVGRQPSQIVQTVLSQRERQLFYTNERMVA, encoded by the coding sequence ATGCTGCGCCGTAAGAAAGGCATCGACCTGCCCCAGGTCGACATCACCGAGGTCCTCGGGCACGTTCCCAGCCCGGTCAAAGCGGTACCGAAGGCCAAGCGCGAACGCCGGCACCGTGAGCCCGTACCGCCGCGCCTGGGCTGGCCGCGCCCGTTCGCTGGCCGCGCCGCCAGGCCCCCGGCGGTGCCGGTGTTCCGGGGCTCGACTGGGCAGATCCAGGGTCTGTACCCGTGGCTGTACGGGCAGAGCATGCCGCCGGCCGGCACGTACATCGGCATCGACACCCAGTCGGGCGGCTCGTTCTCCTGCCACCCGATCGAGTGGCTGAAACTCGGCCTGATCACCAACCCCAACATGATCATCACGGGTGTGCCGGGCTCCGGGAAGTCCGCGACGATCAAACTGCTGTGCTACCGGCTCATGGCCTACGGCGTGCGCAGTTTCATCGTCGGCGACATCAAGAACGAGTACGCCGCCCTGGCCCGCCACCTCGGCGTGCAGCCGGTCGAACTCGGGCCGGGGCTGGGCAACCGGCTCAACCCCCTGGACTCCGGCCCCCTCGGCCGCAACCTGCCCGCAGACCCGGCGCTGCTGCGCGAGCGCCTCGACGAGATCCACCGCCGGCGCATCACACTGCTGTCCTCGCTGCTGGTCATGCGGCTGGGCCGGGCACTGTCCCCGACGGAGGAGGCGGCGCTGTCCCTCGCCATCAAGCACGCCTCCGGCCAAGCGACCGCCGCGACCGACCTGGTCGACCCGACGATCCCGGCGGTGTGGGCGCTACTACGCGACCCCCTGACCGACATGGCCACCGAACTTCGGGTGCGAGGCGCGGACGTCGCCGAGCTGCGCGAGATGATCCGCCCCGTCGCCGACGCGCTGGGCAACATGGTCCAAGGCTCTCTGTCCGGGCTGTTCGACGGCCCCACGAGCATCCGCCTGGACTTTGACGCCCCCATCCAGACCGTGGATCTGTCACGCATCGACGGCCGCGGTGACGAGACCGTGGCCATGACCCTGGCGTGTGTGAGCAGTTGGGGCCAGGCCGCGATCGACGAGCCCGGCGGCCCGGTGCGCATGGTCGTGCGCGACGAATTGTGGCGGGCGATGCGCGTGCCCGCGATGATCCGCAAGATCGACTCTGATCTGCGGCTGTCCCGGGCGCAGGGCACCATCCAGGTCCTGTCCACCCACCGCCTGGCCGACTTCGAAGCCGTCGGCGAGCAGGGGTCGGAGGAGGTGACGATCGCCCGCAACCTCATCGCATCCTGCGACGTGCGGGTCTGCCTGCGCCAGGACACCGCACCCCTGGCCATGACCAAGGAGACCATCGGACTCACCGACACCGAGTGCGCCCACATCGCCGCCTGGTCCGGCGAGCACGTCGGCCGGGCGCTGTGGAAGGTCGGCCGCCAGCCGTCCCAGATCGTACAGACCGTACTCAGCCAGCGGGAACGGCAGCTGTTCTACACCAACGAACGCATGGTGGCCTGA
- a CDS encoding DUF397 domain-containing protein, with translation MEHTTLTNWRKSTRSGGGDNCVEVATSEDGSHVGVRDSKDPNGGILAFPSVVWQEFLAGIRRGDFDL, from the coding sequence ATGGAGCACACGACGCTCACCAACTGGCGCAAATCGACCCGCAGCGGTGGCGGTGACAACTGCGTGGAAGTCGCCACCAGCGAGGACGGCAGTCACGTCGGAGTACGCGACTCGAAAGACCCGAACGGCGGGATCCTGGCCTTCCCGTCAGTTGTATGGCAGGAGTTCCTGGCCGGCATCCGACGCGGCGACTTCGACCTGTAG